Proteins from a single region of Manis javanica isolate MJ-LG chromosome 5, MJ_LKY, whole genome shotgun sequence:
- the NEUROG2 gene encoding neurogenin-2 — translation MFVKSETLELKEEEDVLVLLGSASPASAALTPLSSSADEEEEELGASGGTRRQREAQGGPEVQGGSPAGAEGCRPARFLGLVHECKRRPSRARAVSRGTKTAETVQRIKKTRRLKANNRERNRMHNLNAALDALREVLPTFPEDAKLTKIETLRFAHNYIWALTETLRLADHCGNGGGGLPGALFSEAVLLSPGGASAALSGSGDSPSPASTWSCTNSPAPSSSASSNSTSPYSCTLSPASPAGSDMDYWQPPPPEKHRYAPHLPIVRDCI, via the coding sequence ATGTTCGTCAAATCCGAGACCTTGGAgttgaaggaggaagaggacgtGCTGGTGCTGCTTGGCTCGGCTTCCCCCGCCTCGGCTGCCCTGACCCCGCTGTCGTCCAGCGCGGAcgaggaggaagaggagctggGCGCGTCCGGTGGGACGCGTCGGCAGCGTGAGGCTCAGGGCGGGCCCGAGGTGCAGGGCGGCTCGCCCGCCGGAGCCGAGGGCTGCCGGCCTGCGCGGTTTCTGGGTCTAGTGCACGAGTGCAAGCGACGCCCTTCCAGGGCGCGGGCCGTTTCCCGGGGCACCAAGACGGCCGAGACGGTGCAGCGCATCAAGAAGACCCGTAGACTGAAGGCCAACAACCGCGAGCGCAACCGCATGCACAACCTCAACGCGGCGCTGGACGCGCTGCGCGAAGTGCTCCCCACGTTCCCCGAGGATGCCAAGCTCACCAAGATCGAGACCCTGCGCTTCGCCCACAACTACATCTGGGCGCTCACCGAGACCCTGCGCCTAGCTGACCACTGCGGGAACGGCGGCGGCGGCCTGCCGGGGGCGCTCTTCTCCGAGGCGGTGCTGCTGAGCCCAGGAGGAGCTAGCGCGGCCCTGAGCGGCAGCGGAGACAGCCCGTCGCCTGCTTCCACGTGGAGCTGCACCAACAGCCCCGCGCCGTCCTCCTCCGCGTCCTCCAACTCTACCTCCCCCTACAGCTGCACTTTATCTCCCGCCAGCCCGGCGGGTTCAGACATGGACTATTGGCAGCCCCCACCTCCTGAAAAGCACCGCTATGCACCACACCTCCCCATAGTAAGGGACTGTATCTAG